CTGTAGAATTACTTTCAGCGCCAATTGAACAGGTGGAGCAAGCACTCAAGGAAAATCCAGAATTATCAATGTTAATGCTGCGGGGTCTATCTTCGCGGATTTTACAAACAGAGATGATGATTGAAACCCTCGCTCACCGAGATATGGGTTCTCGGTTGGTGAGTTTTTTATTAATTCTTTGTAGAGATTTTGGTGTTCCTTGTGCCGATGGAATCACAATTGATCTGAAGTTATCTCATCAAGCGATCGCTGAAGCAATTGGTTCGACTCGTGTTACCGTCACTAGATTACTAGGTGATTTACGTGAGAAAAAGATGATTTCTATCCACAAGAAAAAGATTACTGTGCATAAACCTGTAGTGTTAAGTAGGCAATTCACCTAAAAGCAATTGGGGGATATATAAGTGGTGCAGGTTGTGTTTTTTAGAGATAACACCCACAATGGGAGTTAAATCTAAAAATTGGTTAACTTCAGCTATTGCAAATTTCTACCCCCCCCCACAGACAATGATTGAAAGTAGTAGGCTGTATCTGGAAGCGTTTCGGTAGCTAAAGATGACCACCGGGTACATCCTTATCGCAGCAATTTTAATTTTGGGAGGCGTAATTGCAACCGTGGGCGATCGCATCGGCACACGGGTTGGCAAGGCTCGCCTCTCACTCTTTAACCTGCGTCCAAAAAATACCGCTGTATTAGTCACTATTTTTACAGGTGGTTTAATTTCAGCATCAACTCTAGGGATTTTGTTTGCTGCTGATGAAGGTTTACGAAAAGGCGTCTTTGAGCTAGAAGATATTCAAAGAGACCTTAGACAAAAGCGGGAACAGTTAAAAACGGCAGAAACTCAAAAAAGCCAAGTAGAAAATGAGCTAAATCAAGCTAGACTTGCACAAACTAAGGCACAGCAAGACTTGCAAGCAATTAATCAATCGCTGCAAGCAGTAACCGCTAAACAAAAGCAAACGCAAGCCCAACTTAACCGTACTATTAGCCAACAAGCTCAAACTCAAACTCAGCTCCAACGTACCCAAAGCCAGTTAGATCAAGTAGTAACTCGCTATCAACAAGCGATCGCTGAACTGCAAAGCGTTTACGATCAAAGAAAAGAATTACAAGCGGCAGTTGAACAACTCAAAGCAGAACGCCAACGACTGTACGCTGAAGCCAAAAAAGCCATTGATGAAGCCAAAACAGCCATTGAAAAACGCGATCGCGAACTTGCCAATCGCCAAGTAGCAATTGAACAACGGGATCAAAAGATTGCTCAGCTAGATCAATTGATTCAAAAGCGTAATTTAGAAATTACAGCTAGAGAGCAAGTGATTGCTAAACGAGAAACGCGTCTTAAAGAGTTAGAACAACAACAAGACTATTTAGAAGGGGAAGTGGCCCGGCTAGAAAAATATTATCAGTCCTACCGGGATCTGCGTTTGGGTAAACTTGCTATAGTTCGTGGTCAAGTTCTTGCTGCTGCTGTAGTTCAGGTTAATCAAGCTGCCGCAGCCCGTGAAGCAATAATCCAACTTTTACAAGAAGCCAACCGTAATGCCAACCTGGAATTAAGCGAGCCTGGTACAAATCCTGCAAATGTACAGTTAGTGCGTGTCACTCAAGAGAGGATTGAACAATTAAGCAAGCAGATTCAAGATGGTCGAGAATACGTGGTGCGAATCTTCTCCGCTGGCAACTACGTTAGGGGAGAAAAGCAGATAGAATTTTTTGCAGATACAGCGCGAAATCAATTGGTATTTTCGAAAGGTCAAGTGCTGGCTACAGCCACCGCTGATCCCAAAACCATGACATCTTATCAGTTGCGGCAACGTTTGGATCTGCTTATTTCTGCTTCTCAATTTCGCGCTCGTAATGCCGGAATTGTCGAAAGTGTGCAAATAGAAGGTACTTTCCTGCGGTTTGTTTCCCAGCTAGGGCAGTACCCTCAACCATTGGAAATCAAAGCGATCGCAGCGGAAGACACATATACAGTTGGGCCTTTAAGAGTGAAACTAGTGGCAATAGTAAATGGACAAGTTATTTTTAGTACTTAAAAAATAAAAACAACTTGCTCCCAAAGGTTGTAATACAAAATCTCAATATCCATGAAATCAGTAGAAACAATCCTTAACTGAACTGTGCTGGTTTATAAACTACGGTTAAGGTAGAAAGTAGAGATAGAGACTATATACGGCAGAATTCAGAATTCAGATGGTCGCACCTCGACTGCGCTCGGTGGTCGCCGAGCGCAGTCGAGGTGAGTCAGAATTTAGAATAAAAATAGGCTTTATACCTGACTTTCCTTCGACTCCTTTCGGCTTCTCTGCGAGACCGGAGGCGTAGCTTGCTTCCCCGTAGGGGTACGCTTAAGGCAAGCCGCTCAGTAACCATGAGACCTATATCGTGTACTTCATCAACTTGAAATCTGCTGTATATTTCAATCAATTGAAAACTTCTGTCAGCGTACTTAATCAGCTAATGAGCATTTAAACTAAATACAAAGAGTAGCTAAAATACCTACGATAATTGCATTCATTTATTTTTAATTTTTAATTTTCTATGGCTTCCCGTGAATTTTTGCCGACGCAACCAGTTATCTTAGGCTTTGATCCAGGTCGCGATAAATGTGGTTTAGCGGTGATGGGGCTTGACCGACAACTCTACTATCACCAAGTTATAGCCGCACAAGAAGCGATCGCTACCATTAACACGCTGCGTCAAAAGTATCCTATTTCCTTAATGGTGATGGGTGACCAAACTACAGCCAAACGGTGGAAACAACAACTCAA
This region of Nostoc sp. UHCC 0302 genomic DNA includes:
- the ntcA gene encoding global nitrogen regulator NtcA, which encodes MIVTQDKALANVFRQMATGAFPPVVETFERNKTIFFPGDPAERVYFLLKGAVKLSRVYEAGEEITVALLRENSVFGVLSLLTGNKSDRFYHAVAFTPVELLSAPIEQVEQALKENPELSMLMLRGLSSRILQTEMMIETLAHRDMGSRLVSFLLILCRDFGVPCADGITIDLKLSHQAIAEAIGSTRVTVTRLLGDLREKKMISIHKKKITVHKPVVLSRQFT
- a CDS encoding pre-16S rRNA-processing nuclease YqgF → MASREFLPTQPVILGFDPGRDKCGLAVMGLDRQLYYHQVIAAQEAIATINTLRQKYPISLMVMGDQTTAKRWKQQLNEELAEQLNIILVDERYTTLEARDRYWQMYPPTGLTKLLPQGMRQPPRPIDDIVAILLIEKYLNRLTESAVKSED
- a CDS encoding DUF3084 domain-containing protein, with the protein product MTTGYILIAAILILGGVIATVGDRIGTRVGKARLSLFNLRPKNTAVLVTIFTGGLISASTLGILFAADEGLRKGVFELEDIQRDLRQKREQLKTAETQKSQVENELNQARLAQTKAQQDLQAINQSLQAVTAKQKQTQAQLNRTISQQAQTQTQLQRTQSQLDQVVTRYQQAIAELQSVYDQRKELQAAVEQLKAERQRLYAEAKKAIDEAKTAIEKRDRELANRQVAIEQRDQKIAQLDQLIQKRNLEITAREQVIAKRETRLKELEQQQDYLEGEVARLEKYYQSYRDLRLGKLAIVRGQVLAAAVVQVNQAAAAREAIIQLLQEANRNANLELSEPGTNPANVQLVRVTQERIEQLSKQIQDGREYVVRIFSAGNYVRGEKQIEFFADTARNQLVFSKGQVLATATADPKTMTSYQLRQRLDLLISASQFRARNAGIVESVQIEGTFLRFVSQLGQYPQPLEIKAIAAEDTYTVGPLRVKLVAIVNGQVIFST